The window TTGCGAGCCGTCTCGAGTGTGCTGGAGACCACGTTGCGATCGAAGGCTTGAGCTTCAACGTGCCCTCGGCTTCCAGAGAACATGCCGCTCGATTGGCAAACAACACCCGTCCGTGAAGTCCCATCACAACGACGCCGTCTGATAGTTTATCGATCACATCAAATGCAGCGTTGCGAAGGGCACGATACCCCGTCAGCTTAAAACCCAAGGTCACCGATCGCCGCAAGTGTGGTGCCAACGCCTCCAACAACTTCCGTTCCGTGGTCTCAAATTCGCCACGGCTTTTGCTCCGGCAGATATTGAAGGCCACACGGAAGTCATCCCTCGCAGCGAGGGCAATCATTGCGTTGTGGCCGATGCCCTGCGGTTGCAGGACATCATCGTAGAAGCCGGACTTCTTAAGATCGCCTAAAGCAACGACCTCGTCTGATAGGACAAGGTGTCCAACGGGCTGCTGCTCCATCGCCAGCGACCAGGGATTCTGCATATGTCGTTCCTGGTAGATACGACTGCACTCTTGATTTAAACGGCCATTGAAATCGAAGTAGACCTGCTCCGCCGCTAAAGACTGCCCGAAAAGGATTCCACCCTCGCTCTGGGTAAGATCGGCGATCGCTGTGAGAACGGCCGGCCACAGCTCGTGCTCCCCTGCAGCGTCATAGATCAAGTCGAGGATACGGTCCATGTGTGCGATCTTTG is drawn from Bradyrhizobium diazoefficiens and contains these coding sequences:
- a CDS encoding helix-turn-helix transcriptional regulator, whose amino-acid sequence is MDRILDLIYDAAGEHELWPAVLTAIADLTQSEGGILFGQSLAAEQVYFDFNGRLNQECSRIYQERHMQNPWSLAMEQQPVGHLVLSDEVVALGDLKKSGFYDDVLQPQGIGHNAMIALAARDDFRVAFNICRSKSRGEFETTERKLLEALAPHLRRSVTLGFKLTGYRALRNAAFDVIDKLSDGVVVMGLHGRVLFANRAACSLEAEGTLKLKPSIATWSPAHSRRLASLVRSALAGGAGGTASVPSSDRTRLITVVVVGLRSREVSSLSWVHISDGACAAFIIDPLQRDTVGAQQLMDAYGLTKAEARVAVTACSGRTTAEAGLALGLSPNTVKTHLRRVFAKTDTGGHAGLAALLATLGVVKAAGKETT